One window of the Pedobacter ginsengisoli genome contains the following:
- the surE gene encoding 5'/3'-nucleotidase SurE, producing MKKQQSRPNILVVNDDGITAPGIKNLIEVVQEIGNVVVVAPDGPQSGMGHAITIGKPLRFDRVDLYPGVEMYKCSGTPVDCVKLAVNKIFKGKKPDLCVSGVNHGLNNSINVIYSGTMSAAVEGAIEGIPSIGFSLDDFSQEADFGHCKKFIKAISLQVLEHGLPPATLLNVNFPKGDNLKGIKICRQANAKWAEEFDERKDPYERPYYWLTGVFQNNDKGEDTDVWALENDFVSVVPVQFDLTAHHAIPVLNTWTFDV from the coding sequence ATGAAAAAGCAACAATCCAGACCCAATATTTTAGTGGTAAATGACGACGGTATAACCGCCCCGGGAATTAAAAATTTGATTGAAGTTGTTCAGGAAATCGGAAATGTGGTTGTGGTAGCGCCAGACGGCCCCCAGTCGGGTATGGGCCATGCTATTACTATTGGCAAGCCATTACGTTTTGACCGGGTTGATTTGTACCCTGGTGTAGAGATGTACAAATGTTCGGGCACACCTGTTGATTGTGTAAAGCTTGCAGTAAATAAGATATTTAAAGGCAAAAAGCCTGATTTGTGTGTTTCTGGTGTTAACCATGGTTTAAATAATTCCATTAACGTAATCTATTCAGGAACCATGTCGGCCGCAGTTGAGGGAGCCATAGAGGGTATTCCTTCAATTGGTTTCTCTCTTGATGATTTTTCGCAAGAGGCAGATTTTGGCCATTGTAAAAAGTTTATTAAAGCCATTTCTTTACAGGTACTGGAACATGGTTTGCCTCCGGCAACATTGCTTAATGTTAATTTTCCGAAAGGCGATAATTTAAAAGGTATTAAAATTTGCAGACAGGCAAACGCTAAATGGGCTGAAGAATTTGATGAAAGAAAAGACCCGTATGAGCGTCCGTATTACTGGTTAACCGGAGTTTTTCAAAATAATGATAAAGGCGAAGATACCGATGTTTGGGCACTAGAGAATGATTTTGTTTCTGTGGTTCCAGTACAGTTTGATTTAACTGCTCATCATGCTATTCCTGTTTTAAATACCTGGACGTTTGATGTTTAA
- a CDS encoding M16 family metallopeptidase yields MKKKLLALSLFLLIGSGIMAQSGYQWKTATSDGYTYKYVTNDPTKSRFYTLKNGLTVILSQNVKEPTIEFRMAVRAGSNTDPRTATGLAHYLEHLLFKGTDKFGTMDYAKEKPLLDKIDGLYEQYNKTTDPTKRKEIYAQIDKTSGLASNYSIANEYDKMIKAIGGQSSNAHTWYEETVYNEDFPSNATDKFLALQAERFRNPVFRIFHTELEAVYEEKNRGLDNDAWKMDEKMSALLFPTHNYGQQTTIGTIEHLKNPSLVEIRKYYNKYYVPNNMAVVLAGDFNPDEMIKKVDKSFAFMQSKPVTLYNPAPEKPLTKIQTVDIYGPSAESIEISYRGYAENSKQSMLLDLISSILSNGKAGLFDINLNKQQKVLRSSASYQQMKDYGVFNMSAQPKQGQTLTEVQKLLLDQIEILKKGNFDESLIKATVANSKLGLLQAFDNNAYRVDAATNEFILNRGTKWDKSLSNPDEMAKITKSQVIAFAKQFFINNYVIAFKHKGEDKNIAKVEKPSITPVNTNAAETSEFTKELLAAPTSSISPKFLDYKKDLNFGKVGIADVITVQNKENSIFRLSYRFEMGALNNMLQPYAAQYLAFLATDKYSAEQISKEFYNIACNYSINVGNEVTTINISGLEENFDKAVSLVEHILANCKPNEQALAELKSRILKSRENNKLNKSAILGGLMNYAQYGSTNPFNSTLSNDEVKNITSDQLISTLHNINNFKHTITYYGPQTLEAFTESIGKLHKLPAEFTPEPPAKKFTYTNNTTNQVYFADYDMVQSEIRWVRNGGVFNPDLTAKINLFNSYFGGGMGSIVFQTIRESKALAYSTFAVYSSPDKKDKNYAMIAYVGSQADKMNDAVAGMNELLNVLPEANKSFEASKYNALNALETSRVTKDDIIQSYFADQKLGIDHDSRIDEYNGLKPLTFGDIKDFHTNNVANKPYNYCIVASEKKVKLEDMQKFGTVTKLTLEQIFGY; encoded by the coding sequence ATGAAGAAGAAACTGTTAGCGCTATCCCTTTTCCTTTTAATAGGTTCTGGGATTATGGCTCAATCTGGCTATCAATGGAAAACAGCCACCAGCGATGGATATACTTACAAATACGTAACAAACGACCCAACCAAGTCACGTTTTTACACCTTAAAAAATGGGCTAACCGTTATTTTATCGCAAAACGTAAAAGAACCTACCATTGAATTTAGAATGGCCGTAAGGGCCGGAAGTAATACCGATCCGCGCACCGCCACGGGCCTGGCGCATTACCTGGAACATTTGCTGTTTAAAGGAACCGACAAATTCGGCACTATGGACTATGCAAAAGAAAAGCCTTTGCTTGATAAAATAGATGGATTATACGAGCAGTACAACAAAACCACAGATCCTACCAAACGAAAAGAGATTTACGCACAGATAGACAAAACATCCGGCCTGGCATCTAATTATTCTATTGCCAATGAATACGACAAAATGATCAAAGCAATAGGCGGTCAGTCTAGCAATGCTCATACCTGGTATGAAGAAACAGTATACAATGAAGATTTTCCGTCTAATGCGACTGATAAGTTTTTAGCCCTGCAGGCCGAAAGATTCCGCAATCCTGTTTTCCGCATCTTCCACACAGAGCTCGAAGCCGTTTATGAAGAGAAAAACCGTGGCCTCGATAATGATGCATGGAAAATGGATGAGAAAATGTCGGCCCTGTTATTCCCTACACACAACTATGGCCAGCAAACAACAATTGGTACAATAGAGCACCTTAAAAACCCATCTCTTGTTGAGATCAGAAAGTACTACAACAAGTACTATGTACCAAATAACATGGCAGTAGTATTGGCCGGCGATTTTAATCCCGATGAAATGATTAAAAAAGTTGACAAGTCTTTTGCCTTTATGCAATCAAAGCCAGTTACACTTTACAATCCAGCTCCTGAAAAGCCATTAACTAAAATTCAAACAGTTGACATATACGGCCCGAGTGCCGAGAGCATAGAAATATCTTACAGAGGATATGCCGAGAACTCTAAACAGAGCATGCTATTGGATTTAATATCAAGTATTTTATCGAATGGAAAAGCGGGTTTATTCGATATCAATTTAAATAAACAGCAAAAAGTACTACGTTCAAGTGCCAGCTATCAGCAGATGAAAGATTACGGAGTCTTCAATATGTCGGCCCAGCCTAAACAAGGTCAAACCTTAACAGAAGTGCAAAAACTTTTACTTGATCAAATTGAGATTTTAAAAAAAGGTAATTTTGATGAAAGCCTGATCAAGGCGACTGTTGCAAATAGTAAACTAGGATTGCTGCAGGCATTTGATAATAATGCTTATCGCGTTGATGCTGCAACCAACGAATTCATTTTAAATCGCGGAACCAAATGGGATAAGTCTTTAAGTAATCCCGATGAGATGGCTAAAATTACCAAAAGCCAGGTCATTGCATTTGCAAAGCAATTTTTTATAAACAACTATGTTATTGCCTTTAAACACAAAGGTGAAGACAAAAACATTGCGAAAGTAGAAAAACCATCCATTACACCGGTAAACACTAATGCTGCCGAAACATCCGAATTCACCAAAGAACTCCTTGCCGCACCAACAAGCTCCATATCACCTAAGTTCTTGGATTATAAAAAGGACTTAAATTTTGGAAAAGTCGGCATTGCTGATGTAATAACAGTTCAAAATAAAGAAAACAGCATTTTCCGCTTATCTTATCGTTTTGAAATGGGCGCATTAAACAACATGTTACAGCCATATGCTGCTCAATACCTGGCTTTTTTAGCTACCGACAAATACTCGGCAGAGCAGATAAGCAAGGAATTTTACAATATAGCATGCAACTACAGTATCAATGTTGGCAATGAGGTTACTACCATAAATATTAGTGGCCTGGAAGAAAACTTTGATAAAGCAGTAAGTCTTGTTGAACATATATTAGCCAACTGCAAACCTAATGAACAGGCATTGGCTGAACTTAAAAGCCGTATCCTTAAATCAAGAGAGAACAACAAGCTTAATAAGAGTGCAATTTTAGGCGGTTTAATGAATTATGCACAATACGGGTCTACCAATCCGTTTAATTCTACCCTAAGTAATGATGAGGTAAAGAATATTACATCTGACCAGTTAATCAGCACCTTACATAATATTAACAACTTTAAACACACCATTACTTATTATGGGCCGCAAACGCTGGAGGCATTTACAGAAAGCATAGGTAAGTTGCATAAACTACCTGCTGAGTTTACGCCTGAACCGCCAGCTAAAAAATTCACTTATACCAACAACACCACCAATCAGGTCTATTTTGCCGATTACGATATGGTTCAGTCTGAGATCCGCTGGGTAAGAAATGGTGGAGTCTTTAATCCGGACCTAACAGCCAAAATAAATCTATTTAACAGTTATTTTGGCGGGGGTATGGGATCTATAGTTTTCCAGACTATCCGGGAATCTAAGGCTTTGGCTTATTCAACGTTTGCTGTTTACTCCTCGCCAGACAAGAAGGATAAGAATTATGCTATGATAGCCTATGTAGGTAGCCAGGCCGACAAAATGAATGACGCCGTGGCCGGAATGAATGAATTGCTTAATGTTTTACCTGAAGCCAATAAATCGTTCGAAGCGTCGAAATATAATGCATTAAATGCATTAGAAACAAGCCGTGTTACCAAGGATGATATAATACAGAGTTACTTTGCTGATCAGAAACTTGGAATTGATCATGATTCTAGAATTGATGAATATAATGGTCTAAAACCTTTAACATTTGGAGATATCAAAGATTTTCACACAAACAATGTTGCCAATAAACCTTACAATTATTGCATTGTAGCCTCAGAGAAAAAAGTAAAACTAGAGGATATGCAGAAGTTTGGAACAGTAACCAAACTAACTTTAGAACAGATATTTGGGTACTAA
- a CDS encoding CsbD family protein has protein sequence MDKLELKGKWNEIKGKVKQAYADLTEDDLKHEEGKDDELLGKLQQKTGKTRDELVTWIKSL, from the coding sequence ATGGATAAGTTAGAATTAAAAGGAAAATGGAATGAAATTAAGGGTAAAGTGAAACAGGCTTATGCTGACTTAACCGAGGATGATTTGAAGCATGAAGAAGGGAAAGATGACGAGTTGTTGGGTAAACTGCAGCAAAAAACAGGTAAAACCAGAGATGAACTGGTAACCTGGATTAAATCATTGTAA
- a CDS encoding stationary phase survival protein SurE, translating into MFNNLKNSVFIGLGIGAFVPGVLLTGVWYLMHRFTFLAKADLLLIGCIAVNAILMHHFFKQDKDNVGRGIISATFLWAFVFFFYKVTKS; encoded by the coding sequence ATGTTTAATAACCTAAAGAATTCTGTGTTTATAGGTTTAGGTATTGGCGCATTTGTGCCGGGCGTATTGTTAACCGGTGTTTGGTACCTGATGCATAGGTTTACTTTTTTAGCTAAAGCAGATCTTTTGCTTATCGGTTGTATTGCTGTGAATGCAATATTGATGCACCATTTTTTTAAGCAGGATAAAGATAATGTAGGCAGAGGCATCATCAGCGCAACTTTTTTATGGGCGTTTGTCTTCTTTTTTTATAAAGTTACCAAATCATGA